The following proteins come from a genomic window of Gossypium raimondii isolate GPD5lz chromosome 5, ASM2569854v1, whole genome shotgun sequence:
- the LOC105769490 gene encoding GEM-like protein 1 encodes MSQAPTDHEKVSETKQPTSSTESTQPATLSSDYAPYPKLDPKDVAPPPENWTTVSMASQSDPSPDPVPISSSAATTMPAESNPYVSPAPVQSSSVKNKMESVKDVLGKWGKKAADDTKKAKEIAENMWQHLKTGPSFADAAVGRIAQTTKVIADGGYEKIFRTTFETVPEEQLLKTYACYLSTSAGPVIGVLYMSTHKLGFCSDSPLAYQVGDQTQYSYYKVVIPLHQLRAVNPSASKANPAEKYIQIISVDNHEFWFMGFVHYDSAVKNLQGALQSRGS; translated from the exons ATGAGCCAGGCTCCGACCGATCATGAAAAGGTCTCGGAAACCAAACAGCCAACGTCGTCCACGGAGTCAACCCAACCGGCGACTCTCTCTTCTGATTACGCTCCCTACCCGAAATTAGACCCCAAGGACGTCGCTCCTCCACCGGAAAATTGGACCACCGTTTCCATGGCTTCGCAATCGGATCCCAGTCCGGACCCCGTCCCGATCTCCAGCAGCGCTGCTACCACCATGCCTGCTGAGTCCAACCCCTACGTTTCTCCGGCGCCAGTTCAATCTTCTTCCGTCAAGA ATAAGATGGAATCAGTGAAAGACGTGTTGGGGAAATGGGGAAAGAAAGCGGCGGACGACACTAAGAAGGCGAAAGAGATAGCTGAGAACATGTGGCAACACT TGAAAACTGGGCCGAGTTTTGCTGACGCTGCTGTAGGAAGAATTGCTCAGACAACCAAAGTTATTGCTGATGGCGGTTATGAGAAGATCTTTCGGACAACATTTGAGACTGTTCCTGAGGAACAGCTTCTGAAGACATATGCTTGCTACTTGTCCACCTCCGCTGGTCCTGTTATTGGAGTTTTATATATGTCAACCCATAAGCTTGGTTTTTGCAGTGACAGTCCTCTGGCTTATCAAGTTGGTGATCAGACTCAATATAGCTATTATAAG GTGGTTATCCCATTACATCAGCTGAGGGCAGTGAATCCATCAGCTAGCAAAGCCAACCCAGCTGAGAAATACATCCAGATTATATCGGTTGACAACCATGAATTCTGGTTCATGGGGTTCGTACACTACGACAGCGCAGTTAAAAATCTTCAAGGAGCATTGCAGTCCCGTGGCTCATGA